A stretch of Aphanothece sacrum FPU1 DNA encodes these proteins:
- a CDS encoding AIM24 family protein, which yields MLYEVRCRPAFAALFVTLNPGESITARAGSVISMDGGLTVMIYFQSRKLQGLISYLTSLV from the coding sequence GTGCTGTATGAAGTTCGCTGTCGTCCCGCTTTTGCTGCTTTATTTGTGACTTTAAATCCAGGAGAAAGTATTACGGCTAGGGCGGGGTCAGTTATTAGTATGGATGGGGGATTAACGGTGATGATCTATTTTCAATCTCGTAAGCTACAGGGATTAATTAGTTATTTGACTTCTCTTGTTTGA
- a CDS encoding Uma2 family endonuclease codes for MTVATDKKYYSFEEYLTLEETANDKNEYQNGEIVTMTGGTTEHNKIALNFAAYLKFVLKKQKYNIFIGDVKLWIPDYRQGTYPDVMLIEREPIYYGNGKTTVTNPSLIIEVLSKSTQNYDQGDKFLYYRSIPQFKEYILINQSQYYVMQYNKTQEGKWLLSEYEGENSTLSLLSVSLDITFQEIYEGVIFAE; via the coding sequence ATGACAGTCGCAACCGATAAAAAATACTATTCTTTTGAAGAATATTTAACACTTGAAGAAACCGCTAACGACAAAAATGAATATCAAAATGGAGAAATTGTAACTATGACTGGTGGAACAACAGAACATAATAAAATCGCGTTAAATTTTGCTGCGTATTTAAAATTTGTTTTAAAAAAACAAAAATATAATATTTTTATTGGTGATGTAAAGTTATGGATTCCTGATTATCGTCAAGGAACTTATCCCGATGTGATGTTGATTGAGAGAGAACCAATTTATTATGGAAATGGAAAAACAACGGTGACAAATCCTTCATTAATTATCGAAGTTTTATCAAAATCTACTCAAAATTATGACCAAGGAGATAAGTTTCTTTATTATCGTTCTATTCCTCAATTTAAGGAATATATTTTAATTAATCAAAGTCAATATTATGTCATGCAATATAATAAAACTCAGGAAGGAAAATGGCTATTATCTGAATATGAAGGAGAAAATTCTACTTTATCCTTACTCTCAGTTAGCCTTGATATCACATTTCAAGAAATTTATGAAGGTGTAATTTTTGCTGAATAA